The window AAGAATAAAAGAAAAATTCTCGAAACTTATGCTTTAAAATAAGCCGTAGATATTCGTAAGACTATAATTCATCTTATTAACggtaaataaaaaatttaaaattaattaaattattattaaatataaaaatgtgttattCTTTTAGGAATTGATTACAACAAAATTCTTAAGAATGATGTAATATTCCTTAGATAAGCAAGAAACTAAAGCCTCCCTTTTTATTTATGATACACCGACTTGAATTCACTTTCACTTTAGTATCTATTTATGCATAAAACTTTAAGTAAGCACGTTAAGATAGTCAAATTAAGGCGCTATACCGTGGAAATTTATCAAATTTGTCTATCGCCGACCCATCACACGCCATGGCGGTGGTCAACCTCTCACATTTGATTTTCTATGATGATTTATTCTATCATGTGCACAGTAACATCACTTAAAAGTAGTGATGAATTCAGATTTTAAAGTCGTAAGTTTTATTTCTCATATATGCgtcaatattttttaaaaataagtcaAGTTACTAACTACACGTTAAAATATATTGTTAGTAGctacaataaaaaaaaaacatgcacaCTATCAAGGTATATATTATATTACTTCCTCCGTTCTGTTTTACTGGTTCACtatattaaatttttttttttttttttacttatctaTTTTAACAAATTAAAAGCAATTTATTAATTTCGTATTTTCAATGCAATCCTTATCATTAAGTAAACTACATGGAATATTAGTTGTCAAGTTCAGATTTTCAAAGGATAAGTTAGTAAAATGATATAACAACATACCAAGTGTAGTCTCACAAGTGGAGTCTGGAGAGGGTAGGATGTACACAGATTTTACCCATACTTTTGTGGGATGGAAAGGTTGTCTTCCATAGACCCTTGGCTCAACAAAAATTTAAACAATGCAGGATTGTAAGAAAAAAATTACAATAGCAAAATACAAGACAGGTGCAACAACAAATAGTAATACACCTTGACGATGAAGAAACTACatgttaattaaataaaattactaaaAGCAGAAGAGGAGGCTAGCCCCGACCTCTCCGCACAAAGTGCGACAACACTAAGCTATCTTCTACCCTAATGATCGCCTTCCATACCTTTTTATccaaggtcatgtcctcagtcagCTTATGTCATGTTATGTCTTATCTAatcatctccccccccccccccccggttctTCTTCGGCTTACCTCTAGCTCTCCTAGCTCCTGCAGCTTCCAACCTCGCACACCTCCTCACTGCAACTTAGTTATAAAACAatattttgataaatattttttaaaaggaaGTATCAAAGTTAAAAGTGAACTGGTAAGAGAGAACAAATTATGAAGTAATAGTTAAATCCATATTTTATTTGTCAATCAAGTGTACACACGACTAACCCCTTGCAAATCATTATAAATAGGGTGTTCCCAGCTCATTCTCTTGCAAACTACACTTTGTCCTAGCCATAATTGTACTATTATTTCAACATCTCCTCTTTCTCTCTTCCTTCTCATTAAAGAGAAGTTAATTAATTTCTCTTTGTTGAAGATTAATTGTCTTTTTTTGGCATAAAGTATAATGGGAGGAACTTCTTCTCCTTGTGCATCCTGCAAATTATTAAGACGTCGCTGTGCAAAGGACTGCATATTTGCTCCTTATTTTCCACCAGATGACCCCCACAAGTTTGCCATTGTTCACAAGATCTTTGGTGCTAGCAACATTAGCAAGATGCTAcaggttcattttttttttttaattttttttgcctCCTCTAATTATCATAATTAAGTTGTTTTTTTATCCCACTCCCCTACTCAGGGGAGGAGCTAGAGCGGTGGAAGAGGTTCATCTAAATTTTTTTCTAACAGTGCAATGATAACTTTTTCTAATTAGCAGTGATTTTTAATATGTTTGTGACTTTTTATAAGTTACCAATTAATGTTTAACATAAAAAACTGTTTTTCCTATTGTTTTATTACTCTATAAATGACATGATAATTGTATAAATCGTTTTTATACCGTCAGTGCATACAACTTACATTTGTTACCTTTGTAAATAATCTGATTATTTAGAAAATTACCACACCGCTACAACATAATGTATATCTTCATGTTATATATGCAACAACTATAAGTTTATTTTTTTGTTTGTCTTAATGTTATATTTTTCAGGAACTTCCAATACAGCAGAGGGCAGATGCAGTCAACAGTTTAGTGTATGAAGCAAATGCAAGAATGAGAGATCCTGTTTATGGTTGTGTTGGTGCTATCTCTTATTTGCAGAATCAAGTCTCCCAGTTAGAAATGCAACTTGCTGTGGCCCAAGCAGAGATATTATGCATCCAAATGCAACATGAAGAGGAGCCTTCTCCTAACAATAATTATTTGCCTGAATGTCAAATGGAACATATTGATAATAATAATCTGCAGCAGTACCTCAGTTTTCCAAATTCCTCCACCAGTTTAAGTGTAATGCAAGATCCTCTGAAAAGAGATCACTCTCTCTGGACTTAATTATTTGTTCATCTTGTTGTAACACCGTGTTTTGGACTTTTAACAAATGAAGTGTTGTTGCACTTTTAGTACAAATGAGCTGATCATGAATTTTACGCCATTCCTTTAAGTTTCAATATGTTAACGGTGCAAAGATTGTTTATACAAATAGTTTATGTATAaggtaattataaaaaaaattatgataaGCATTAACTGATAATAGGAAAGAATGATAACATGTACATTGTTGGCAGTGCCAACAAAATTCAACGTCGatagttgaaaagaaaagaaaagttaaATATAAGGTTTAGGTAGgaattctctcttctttttttttttaattctattaggggtcgtttggtttaaggtataagttgggttatgtcagcactaatttttataccatgtttggtataaggtataaattagtgctggaataaatttataccttataccaaacatggtataaaaattagtgctggaataacccaacttataccttcttatcccacttatactgggattattttataccatcttttagatggtataaaataatcccatctattgggataaattagtcccgggactaatgagtccttaaaccaaacgaccccttaatctCCAAATTGGAACATTACACAACCGCAGTCTAGCTACAACTTAGCTAGCTGCCCATCAGTATCACAAGAAAAACATAAGACTACTGCATCCTAACATAATAGGAGTCTATAACCAAGAGAAAACATCAAGGCTATCTATCTATATGAGTAATTTTTAGAAAGGACAGAGATGTGGCACAGTAATTTTTAGGTAGGAATTCCCGTAACAGTGTGATGAGGTATTTTGGGGAATATCGTACGGGTTTGGTCTAAACGAGACAACATCACACCAAAAGTATTTTTGGGCTGGCTTACCCCAACAACTATCATAAATTAAACTATATTGATAGTCTAAAAAGATTTATTTATattgttaatatatataaattaaatctAGTTATTTCACACTTTTTATGTGTTCTGAATTAGAAGGTGATGGTCATGGCCCCTCCATTCGCTCGCGAATATAAGAACATAGACGAATTCAGAATTTAAATTTCACCTACGCTAATAATCACTATGctaattatttttatataatttacaGGCTCTTGTGGTCCGATTCTTTCTCGGACTtcacgcatagcgggagcttataTAGTGCACCATGATGCCCTTTTACGCATTTAGAATGCAATATTCTTCTTTTGGGTTTATGCATTTATATTTATAGTCCGAGCCGGGAAAAAGGTGCTACTCTATGGGCCAAGGTTGAGAGCTTAAAGACGCTAATTAAAGGGACTCGCAAATTTCATCTCTTAAATAGATGACTCCCCATTCAGTCACTAACAATTAGAATGTGTAATtttactttctttctttttttctttttctttttttttgtacgATTAATATTTCAAATTAAGCAATAGGTTTATGTTTTTTCTGCGAACTGATTCAGCATTTTCCATTGCAAATTGAAATAGAAGTAAAGACTCGAGCCCTCACATGGTGAGACATTGAAAACCAATTAACAAGGGTGGGGAGTGGAAAAACAATTTACTCACACATTGGGTATTTACATCAAACTAATTATCAAGCGTAAGGACTATACGATATGTGCTTGTTAACACGTacaatttataatttaattaatttatattATCATTTCAATTATTATTTAGTAATAAAAAATTAAGATAATTTGATGTGAATATTAGGTATGAATAAATATCTATTTATGAAAATTGGGACTGCAAGGGTGGGAATTTCTTTGTAGTGGGATTTGGATTGAGTTATACTATTGCAAATTCAGTTGTGTCATCTACTACCTAGTCCATGTTGGAAAGGTACATGAAGTATATCCCAAATTGGTCAGTTTCTGGAAGACTTTTGCAACCTTTGAACTTGTTCCTCCAAACTTTAATAAGACTTTTAGGATTGTAACTTTTGGTTCACTTCCATATTATAATAACtacttttattttaaataaaatgtCTTTCTTAAGCAAACAAAT is drawn from Lycium barbarum isolate Lr01 chromosome 8, ASM1917538v2, whole genome shotgun sequence and contains these coding sequences:
- the LOC132604960 gene encoding LOB domain-containing protein 12-like, which gives rise to MGGTSSPCASCKLLRRRCAKDCIFAPYFPPDDPHKFAIVHKIFGASNISKMLQELPIQQRADAVNSLVYEANARMRDPVYGCVGAISYLQNQVSQLEMQLAVAQAEILCIQMQHEEEPSPNNNYLPECQMEHIDNNNLQQYLSFPNSSTSLSVMQDPLKRDHSLWT